TGCGTTGCATCGGCATCTGGCTTTTGTAAAAACTCAACAGTTAATTGCTGTGCATCGGTGTCTTTTAGATTGATAATGCGGGTGTCTCTAAGAGACTTTAATGTCTCGTCGTCTAGCTCAGCACCCAAAATTTTAAGATAAGCGTCTGCGAAATACTCAACGTCATTGGCTTTTTCGGAGATAGCTTTATTAAACGCATTAATTAATGTCACAACGCTAGCTAGCAAGCTTTGCCGCTCTTCGTTTTCGACATACTCAATCATTGGCACACCATCAAACGGATGTGGATCGCTCTCCCCGATTTCAAGGTCTTTTTCGCCATCTTTAAAATAAGTGATTTCGCTGGCGTCTGAATAAGACCCCTCTAAAACACCGTCCTTATTATAAAAATAGCGCACAGCAAATAACGGCTTTTGTCTAATAGAGTCGTCATAGACAATAAATCCTTCAAGAGGCGTCAGATAAGTAATTCCAACCTCTGCATTCTCGTCATTAAAAACTAATTCATAGCCATGTCCGTAAATACTGCAAATCTTTGATAGTTCTGCGTTGTTATCGTCTTGATCATTGTATCCGTCTAATAACTCTAAATAATTGCTGACTTGTTTATTCTCGTGGCTCGTTTGGACTGGCACACCGATAAAATAGCCGTTAAATGTATCAACGATGTATTTTGCAAAATTAACAACCAAGCGATTATCAGGCTTGTATTGCTCTTTTTGTTTTTGTTGCAAAATAGCATGATCACCCTCATATAGCTGCTTATACGCTGAATAACTAAGGTTAAACGACCTGTGTTTTTGGATTAACTCGCTTAACAAATCTTTTGTCATCTCTGTATCTGATGGCACAATAAATAATTCTGGCACTAGATACCTCCTTTAAATGTTTTGACGATGGTTTTAGTCGCTCTCATGTCGTCTGACATAGCATACCTTGTCGCATCTATCGCATGGTTATCCTTGTCTTCTAAACGAGGTTTAGGGTTGCCATCTCTATCGACTTGATAGTCGATATTTTCAAACTCTCGAGCGATATTTGGTGTCCGTTTTGGGTCTATACAGATAAAATCTAAGTCATCTAACCAGCGCTCCCCAAACTCGACAGAATCTGGTCCTTTTTTAACGCCTTTTATCCGTTTGATGCCAAACTCGTTTTTAAGCTCAGCATTACTTTTAGGCTCAGCACTTTCAGCAAACATCTCATCACTCTGATATCCTTTAGTCGTCAACCACTTAGCCAGCTGCCTGTTTGATATCTTCTGACCATAATACTCGTCAATAGCATAGATACCATTTTTCTTTTTATCATAATGCCAACGTACAAAAGCAAGCGGGTCAGTTGCATAACCATAGTCAATACCGTTACGGATATTATCGAAATCGGCTACTTGTTCGTCAGTAATACGTTCGAAGCGTAAGTTGTCAAATGGAACAACACCCGAACCAATGGCCTCTCCTAAATACTCCCAACGATAACGACGTTCTGAACGCTCTCTCGTGGCTTCTGCCTCGGCTATAAACTCTTTGGCAATAAAAGGATTATCTTTATACGTAGATGCGTGTACAAACGTATTAGACGGCTGAAATTGGCTCTCATATTTTTTGTTAACCCAAGACTGTTTACGTTTAGGTGGATTGTATGTATAAAAAAATTTATAAAAAAGACCATCACCGAGTTCCCCACGCAATAGGGAGTTAGTGATAGTTTTGACTTCGTCCTCGGTTTTAAATTCCGCAAGCTCCTCGATCCAACCGATAGCAAAAGGAAAACGACTATCTTTTAAGGACTTGATACGTTCAGGATTTTGTGCTCCTCTAAAGACAATGTAATTACCTCTAGGGATGTACGTTATCCTTAGAGGTGATTTGTTAAATTTAAAGTAACGCTCTAGCCCTTGCTCAGATATAGCCCATTTAATTTGCTCATAAACAGACTGCTCCAGAGTATTATCTGTTTTACGGATACAAACCGCATTGACAGGATACTGTATTATTAACCTCGAGATAATAAAAGCAATATTAGATGATTTAC
The genomic region above belongs to Streptococcus pyogenes and contains:
- a CDS encoding phage portal protein, giving the protein MPELFIVPSDTEMTKDLLSELIQKHRSFNLSYSAYKQLYEGDHAILQQKQKEQYKPDNRLVVNFAKYIVDTFNGYFIGVPVQTSHENKQVSNYLELLDGYNDQDDNNAELSKICSIYGHGYELVFNDENAEVGITYLTPLEGFIVYDDSIRQKPLFAVRYFYNKDGVLEGSYSDASEITYFKDGEKDLEIGESDPHPFDGVPMIEYVENEERQSLLASVVTLINAFNKAISEKANDVEYFADAYLKILGAELDDETLKSLRDTRIINLKDTDAQQLTVEFLQKPDADATQEHLLDRLENLIFRTAMVANISDESFGTASGIALRYRLQAMDNLAKTKERKFMSGMNRRYKLIASYPTSKIGPKDWIGIKYKFTRNLPANLLEESQIAGNLAGIVSEETQVGVLSIVENPQKEIEKKNSDRPTLISRKAGGLNGQDTTTVLE
- a CDS encoding PBSX family phage terminase large subunit; amino-acid sequence: MVVDLADIIPIGFKPVVQATWNPQILNIACKGGRGSGKSSNIAFIISRLIIQYPVNAVCIRKTDNTLEQSVYEQIKWAISEQGLERYFKFNKSPLRITYIPRGNYIVFRGAQNPERIKSLKDSRFPFAIGWIEELAEFKTEDEVKTITNSLLRGELGDGLFYKFFYTYNPPKRKQSWVNKKYESQFQPSNTFVHASTYKDNPFIAKEFIAEAEATRERSERRYRWEYLGEAIGSGVVPFDNLRFERITDEQVADFDNIRNGIDYGYATDPLAFVRWHYDKKKNGIYAIDEYYGQKISNRQLAKWLTTKGYQSDEMFAESAEPKSNAELKNEFGIKRIKGVKKGPDSVEFGERWLDDLDFICIDPKRTPNIAREFENIDYQVDRDGNPKPRLEDKDNHAIDATRYAMSDDMRATKTIVKTFKGGI